The DNA segment AAGGCCACCGGCGACGCCCTGGGCAATGTGGTGGACTCGGTCAACTGCATCCTCGACAACTTCACCCAAGTGCTGGAGCGCGCGCACAACGCCGCCATCGAGGTCTCCTCCAGCGCCAACCAGATCCTGGCCTCCTCCAGGCAGATGTCCTCTGGCGCTGTCCGGCAGGACCAGGAGATCACCAACACCTCCTCGGCCGTGAAGGAAATGGCGGTTTCGATGAAGCAGGTGTCGAACGACGCCGGGGCGTCGGCGGAAGCCGCGCGCCGGGCGCTGGACGCCGCCGAGCAGGGCCACCGCGCCGTGCGCGACACCCTGGAGGGCGTGCAAGGCGTCCGCGCTTCGGTGCAGGGGACCTTGGGGCGGATGCAGTCGTTACGGAGCCGCTCGCTGGGTATCGACGAGAAGTTCCGCGTGGTCCACGAGATCACGGAGCAGGCCAACATGCTGGCGCTCACCTCGGCCGTGGAAGCGGCGCGCGCGGGCGAGACCGGCCGTGGCTTCGCGGTAATTGCCGACGAACTGCGAAAGTTCGCCGAGCGCTCCCGCAGCGCCACCAATGAGATCGGCAGTTTCCTCCGAACCGTCCAGGCAGAGACCGGCGAAGCGGCGGCCGCCTTGGGAGAAGGAGGCAGGGAATTGGAGACTTGCGCCCAACTTGTGGACCAGGCGCGCCAGGCCCTGGAAAGTATCGCCGTGGTCGTGCGCCAGTCGGCCGAACTGGCGCAGGCCATCGCGC comes from the Terriglobales bacterium genome and includes:
- a CDS encoding HAMP domain-containing methyl-accepting chemotaxis protein → MKGRLSSTIWILVLANLVAMGAVLWLGYSAGAWARVPLIDAFGASTEAGYRLLGALLVVVVSVGTLFLVLGNRVVKPVKEFADFSEKVVSGDYRARADVDSADDFGLIAENFNRSSEQVSKLVVSQEALEALQCSVTEFLTLTSQIARGDLSLRGKATGDALGNVVDSVNCILDNFTQVLERAHNAAIEVSSSANQILASSRQMSSGAVRQDQEITNTSSAVKEMAVSMKQVSNDAGASAEAARRALDAAEQGHRAVRDTLEGVQGVRASVQGTLGRMQSLRSRSLGIDEKFRVVHEITEQANMLALTSAVEAARAGETGRGFAVIADELRKFAERSRSATNEIGSFLRTVQAETGEAAAALGEGGRELETCAQLVDQARQALESIAVVVRQSAELAQAIALASQRQQGNAESAAQAAEVLSLITRQTLQGTQQSAQIAEQMVKLSQQLNEALSQFRTSPAPAPAPVRSEKAASLRLVAGQGGARS